A window of Belonocnema kinseyi isolate 2016_QV_RU_SX_M_011 chromosome 9, B_treatae_v1, whole genome shotgun sequence contains these coding sequences:
- the LOC117180285 gene encoding ubiquitin-conjugating enzyme E2 G2, producing the protein MAGSALRRLMAEYKQLTLNPPEGIIAGPINEENFFEWEALITGPEGTCFEGGVFPAKLIFPPDYPLSPPKMQFTCEMFHPNIYADGRVCISILHAPGDDPMGYESSAERWSPVQSVEKILLSVVSMLAEPNDESGANVDAAKMWREDRVEFERIAQKLVRKTLGITS; encoded by the coding sequence ATGGCAGGCTCAGCACTAAGGCGATTGATGGCTGAGTATAAACAACTAACCTTAAATCCCCCAGAAGGAATTATCGCAGGGCCAATAAAcgaagaaaacttttttgaatggGAGGCTTTAATTACCGGGCCAGAGGGAACTTGCTTCGAAGGAGGAGTCTTTCCAGCGAAACTTATATTTCCTCCAGACTATCCTCTGAGTCCTCCGAAGATGCAGTTCACTTGCGAAATGTTTCATCCAAATATTTACGCGGATGGCAGAGTTTGTATCAGTATTCTACATGCACCTGGGGATGATCCCATGGGGTACGAAAGCAGTGCAGAGAGATGGAGTCCGGTGCAGAgtgttgaaaaaattctattgagCGTTGTAAGTATGTTGGCTGAGCCAAACGATGAAAGCGGGGCGAACGTCGATGCCGCAAAAATGTGGAGAGAGGATCGTGTTGAATTTGAGAGAATTGCGCAGAAACTAGTTCGAAAAACTCTAGGCATTACGTCGtaa